The Aerococcus christensenii genome segment GCATCTTTAGCCCAGTAGTAATCTAAACCGATCTCTCCTAGAAAATCCGCCTTTTGAATGCTTCCCTCCCAATCCCCAAACCTAAAAAGGCCTCTAGCAGAGTCATCTGAGAGTGGTAGAGAAGAAGCTGCTAATTATTTTTGGCGGCCATCACGGCATCTACAGGACTCGGTAGCATGAATTTAGGAAGACTCTGAGAGCCTACAGTCACTTGCCAGATCCCCATAAGGCACACAATACCTGATAAGGATTTCAAAAGGTGTAAGCTTTTTTTCATATCTACCTTTTTTCTATTTAGACTTACCTGAAATTGCCTTTAGTCTCGATAAGGGGAAAGTTTATCTTCGATAGTTAAGACATCTCCCTTCTCACAATAGGAAACCTTCACATTAGCGAAGATCTCTACGCCATCTTCCCCTGCCAGTTGGATGGCTTTTTTGAGGAGAGCCATCAAGTCGTCGTAATCTCCTTGAAGAGTCGTTTCAAAAGGAGAAACGGTGATGTTTTCTGGGGAGACTTGACTCTCTAGATAGCGAATCACTTTATCGACAACCTCTAACAGCTTCTTTTCGTCGACATATTGCGGCAAAATCTGAAGAGCTATACTACAATGCAAACAAAAACACCTCCCAAAAGTTAATCACAAAAAGTGCAACCTTTGGAAGGGATTAAGGGCATATCAGCTATCACATTCCTACGTAAGTACTAACTTCATCAGGTTATAAGAGTTAACGGATGACGTTTCTCAGCACAAGGCACCTCTTGCGATTAACAGATTAAATTTTCACCTTTATTATAACAAAGCAGTTTTTATAAAACAAGTAATAATCAGGGATGTCTTTCCTATAAAAAAAGCTCTCCTAAAAGAAAGAAAAGGCTTTCTCCAGAAGAGCTTTTGGTGAGAAAACTAGTGATCTAACTAAAATAACGAGCAATCGTAGAGTGAGCATTATAGCCGATTAATAATTTGCCATATTCTCGAATAAGGGAAGCATCGATAGGCGAGATCACACCGTATTCGAGGGCCACGTACAGTAAATCTTGAATTTCTGTCTCACTATAAAGAGTCGTAGGAAGGGCAATAATCGCGTAGAACTTCTTCTGATAGTTATAGAGATCTACTTCCACTTCCTTATTTTGGAAAGCTTTAGCAAAGAGCAGGAAATCTTCCCACTTGTCGAAAACCAAAGTTGCTTTCTCTAGGGTACCACAGCTTTCTGTTTCGATGTGGCCATCGGAAGCAGGCACATGAGACGCTATACTTTCCGTTAAATTATTGATAAGAGAATTAATCGTTTCTTTTTCGGGTTCGGGAGTGAGGGTATTTTCATCGATTTGTGCTTTAGAAATATAAAGGTCAATACCGCCTTGAGAAGGCATCACTTGGAAAGTTAGCGCATCTGAATTCTTGAAGCGGTGATTCACATCGGCTTCTTCTAAAACATTCATGAAGAAATTTTCGACAAGACTTTGGTCTTTAAAGAGGTCGACTAAACATACTCCGCGGTCTTTCAAATCTTCGTCTCTCAAAAAGACTCGCATGGTATTCTCGTTAATATATTCCATTTCCATTCGCACTCACCTCCACTATTCAAAGTCAATCGGCAAAGGCTTTGTTTGATAGCCAACACCGAGCATGGTAAGGAATAATTTCTACTTTATATTTTATCACAAGTTTGCTTAAAATAAAGATAAGCCGATCTTTTCTTAAGAAAGTAACAAGAAAAGATCGACTTTTAAGAAATTTTATCCCATTTTTCTAAGGGCTTCATAGAGTTCAATCGAGCGAACTTCACGCGGAAGGAAACGGCGAATTTCATCTTCGTTATAGCCAACTTGTAGTCGTTTCTCGTCCATAAGAATAGGACGTCTGAGAAGGCCTGGATTTTTTTGAATGAGATCAAAGAGTTGGTTTAAGGAGATGTCGTTGAAATCA includes the following:
- a CDS encoding thiamine-binding protein, with the translated sequence MHCSIALQILPQYVDEKKLLEVVDKVIRYLESQVSPENITVSPFETTLQGDYDDLMALLKKAIQLAGEDGVEIFANVKVSYCEKGDVLTIEDKLSPYRD
- a CDS encoding adaptor protein MecA; the encoded protein is MEMEYINENTMRVFLRDEDLKDRGVCLVDLFKDQSLVENFFMNVLEEADVNHRFKNSDALTFQVMPSQGGIDLYISKAQIDENTLTPEPEKETINSLINNLTESIASHVPASDGHIETESCGTLEKATLVFDKWEDFLLFAKAFQNKEVEVDLYNYQKKFYAIIALPTTLYSETEIQDLLYVALEYGVISPIDASLIREYGKLLIGYNAHSTIARYFS